One region of Sulfurisphaera ohwakuensis genomic DNA includes:
- a CDS encoding xanthine dehydrogenase family protein molybdopterin-binding subunit, protein MYIEGLRAVNGEGEYINDLPDLAGTLYMAIYRSPIAHGKIKKIDLSDVKLHGGIAFGPEELSKVIVNPFPNTVDLPIKYYPFAKDKVRFVGEPIAVVLAKDYYKAIDLLDYVNVEIEELPTVITIEDSLKNEVLLHEEVKTNIAMHKIMRFGNIERAFSESPIVISHIFKFGRHSALPLETYGILARFNDELEVWANIQGPMLQVYFLSRALNIPINKIKLFSPRDIGGSFGNKYSLYPYITLAAAASKLTGKPIRWFESRAESFIASSAGGERRGNVEIAATKDGVIKGVRYTFYEDVGAYVRPPEPGVLFRVQGNLNGAYDIRAIEAEYYVVLTNKSPTGLNRGYGAPPFYFALETAVDKLADEVGIDPLELRLKNLIKVFDKEINGQRFYETISGGLYPEQDYVKVVKAIEEEYKKWKNMKDVGVGIAVIVEPSGTNLAYVDLALNKIRNPHSASSDYVTIALNPDGSVSVFVNGTNEGLGHETTIAEFISKELGIDESLIHVENRVDTTQPWNLASGSYSSRFAPIVMSAVKNGVDELKKRLAELAKKYLETEEIIFENGRFYDAKNKEKYVDIKRLVSAYHWNPSEFNYDKALSVTSYFYSPLLKPSQDNKINSSLGYAIQAHLAIVKRDEVTGEFKIVKYVISHDAGRILNKNLLEGQMYGGLLHGIALTFYEELKYDERGNPLVTLFDSYESPTLSEVIDTQVEFIHFETPAKYIPTGSYGGGEGPIMAAPAALANAISRLIGKRISEVPIRVIE, encoded by the coding sequence ATGTATATTGAAGGATTACGTGCTGTTAACGGTGAAGGAGAATACATAAATGACTTACCAGACTTAGCTGGCACATTATACATGGCTATTTACAGAAGTCCTATCGCACACGGAAAAATAAAGAAAATAGATCTTAGCGACGTCAAACTTCACGGTGGTATTGCTTTTGGACCAGAAGAATTAAGTAAAGTTATTGTAAATCCTTTTCCTAATACTGTGGACTTACCAATAAAATATTATCCTTTTGCGAAAGATAAGGTTAGATTTGTGGGTGAACCGATAGCTGTAGTTTTAGCCAAAGATTATTATAAGGCTATTGATTTACTAGATTATGTAAACGTTGAAATCGAAGAATTACCAACTGTTATCACAATTGAGGATTCTTTAAAAAACGAGGTTTTATTACATGAAGAGGTAAAAACGAATATAGCGATGCATAAAATTATGAGATTTGGGAATATAGAAAGAGCTTTTTCCGAATCACCTATCGTTATTTCACATATATTCAAATTCGGAAGACACTCAGCATTACCCCTTGAGACTTACGGTATATTGGCTAGATTTAATGATGAACTAGAGGTTTGGGCAAATATACAAGGACCTATGCTACAAGTTTATTTCCTTAGTAGGGCACTTAATATACCTATAAATAAGATTAAATTATTTTCACCCAGAGATATAGGTGGGAGTTTTGGAAACAAATATTCTCTTTATCCATATATTACTTTAGCTGCAGCAGCATCAAAATTAACGGGAAAACCTATTAGATGGTTTGAAAGTAGAGCTGAAAGCTTTATAGCTAGTTCGGCAGGAGGGGAAAGAAGAGGAAATGTTGAAATTGCAGCAACGAAAGATGGGGTAATAAAAGGTGTACGATACACTTTTTATGAAGATGTTGGGGCATATGTTAGACCTCCTGAGCCTGGAGTGCTATTTAGAGTTCAAGGTAATTTGAACGGGGCTTATGATATTAGGGCTATTGAAGCTGAATATTACGTAGTTTTAACTAATAAGTCTCCTACTGGTTTAAATAGGGGTTATGGAGCGCCCCCATTTTATTTTGCCTTGGAGACTGCAGTTGATAAACTTGCTGACGAAGTTGGAATTGATCCTCTGGAATTAAGGTTAAAGAATTTAATAAAAGTTTTTGATAAAGAGATTAACGGACAAAGATTTTATGAAACAATTTCAGGAGGGCTTTACCCAGAACAAGACTACGTTAAGGTTGTGAAAGCTATTGAAGAGGAGTATAAGAAATGGAAGAATATGAAAGACGTAGGAGTTGGTATAGCTGTGATCGTAGAGCCTAGTGGAACAAATTTGGCTTATGTGGATTTAGCATTAAATAAAATAAGGAATCCTCATTCAGCCTCTAGTGACTATGTCACTATAGCTCTTAACCCAGACGGTTCAGTATCTGTATTTGTTAATGGTACTAATGAGGGTTTGGGGCATGAGACTACAATAGCTGAATTTATTTCAAAAGAGCTTGGGATAGATGAAAGTCTTATTCATGTGGAAAATAGGGTTGATACTACACAGCCTTGGAACTTGGCTAGTGGTAGTTATTCAAGTAGATTTGCACCAATCGTAATGAGTGCAGTAAAGAATGGGGTAGATGAGCTTAAGAAAAGATTAGCAGAATTAGCTAAAAAGTATCTAGAAACTGAAGAGATAATATTTGAAAATGGAAGATTTTATGATGCTAAGAACAAGGAAAAGTATGTAGATATTAAGAGATTAGTCTCAGCTTACCATTGGAACCCATCTGAATTTAATTATGATAAAGCTCTCTCTGTTACCTCATACTTTTATTCTCCCCTTCTAAAACCTTCTCAAGATAATAAGATAAATTCTTCCTTAGGATATGCTATTCAAGCCCATTTAGCTATTGTAAAAAGGGATGAGGTTACTGGTGAATTTAAAATAGTTAAGTACGTCATTTCACATGACGCTGGGAGAATATTAAATAAGAATTTACTTGAAGGGCAAATGTACGGAGGACTTTTACATGGTATTGCGTTAACATTTTATGAGGAATTGAAATATGATGAAAGAGGAAATCCTTTAGTAACCCTCTTTGATTCTTATGAATCGCCAACTTTATCTGAAGTTATAGATACACAAGTTGAGTTCATTCATTTTGAAACTCCAGCAAAATATATTCCTACTGGTTCATATGGGGGTGGAGAAGGACCAATAATGGCGGCTCCAGCTGCATTGGCTAATGCAATCTCAAGGCTTATAGGAAAAAGAATAAGTGAAGTGCCTATTAGGGTGATTGAATGA
- a CDS encoding NAD(P)/FAD-dependent oxidoreductase, whose protein sequence is MEKFTDYLIIGSGVAGYHALKQLENENVIMVTSDKYYPYDRPPLSKEYLRGKIDRNSIFFEKPNYYTKGENIRIILNTSVEKINVKEKEAELSDGTVIHFDKALIATGGRPRKLKLPGEELEGIHYLRTLDECDSLKQEKGKEAVIIGGGFIGIEVASSLTMLGVKTTVIEVKSYIWNTLVDEKISRLIQSYFEKHGVNFVLNEGVKEFVGDKRVSKVITEGGKTLNADFVLIAIGIVPNIEIAQKSGIEVDNGIIANEYLETSAKDIYVAGDVANIYDPAIGKRRRIEHWNNAEYTGKLAAKNMLGKREKYNFLSTIWSDIFDLHIESGGDTMDYDEYIIRGNFSVDNPNFNVIYLKGGVIKGYVAINRDYEELSALNKLIVSKVDVSNKKNELKDEKYDLSKLSL, encoded by the coding sequence TTGGAAAAATTCACTGATTATTTAATAATCGGAAGTGGGGTTGCTGGGTATCATGCACTAAAACAATTAGAAAATGAAAATGTAATCATGGTAACTTCTGATAAATATTACCCATATGATAGACCTCCATTATCAAAAGAATACCTCAGAGGAAAAATAGATAGAAATTCAATATTTTTTGAGAAACCAAATTATTATACCAAGGGAGAAAATATAAGGATTATACTGAATACTAGTGTTGAAAAAATTAATGTAAAGGAAAAAGAAGCAGAACTTAGTGATGGTACAGTAATCCATTTTGACAAAGCACTTATTGCTACTGGTGGTAGACCAAGAAAGCTAAAATTACCTGGAGAAGAGTTAGAGGGAATCCATTACCTCAGAACGCTAGATGAGTGTGACTCATTAAAACAAGAAAAGGGTAAAGAAGCTGTTATAATAGGCGGTGGCTTTATCGGTATAGAAGTCGCTTCTAGCCTTACAATGTTAGGTGTAAAAACTACAGTAATAGAGGTTAAATCATATATTTGGAATACACTTGTGGATGAAAAAATTTCGAGACTAATACAAAGTTATTTTGAAAAGCACGGGGTTAATTTCGTGCTAAATGAAGGAGTAAAAGAGTTCGTGGGAGATAAAAGAGTAAGTAAAGTTATTACTGAAGGAGGTAAAACTCTAAATGCAGACTTTGTATTAATAGCCATAGGTATTGTCCCTAACATAGAAATAGCTCAGAAAAGTGGAATAGAAGTAGATAACGGAATTATAGCTAATGAATATCTTGAAACTTCAGCTAAAGATATTTACGTTGCTGGTGATGTAGCAAATATATATGACCCAGCTATAGGTAAAAGGAGAAGGATAGAACATTGGAATAATGCAGAATATACCGGAAAATTAGCCGCTAAAAATATGTTAGGAAAGAGGGAGAAGTATAACTTCTTATCAACTATTTGGTCAGATATATTCGACTTACATATAGAGTCTGGTGGTGATACAATGGATTATGATGAGTACATAATTAGAGGCAACTTCTCTGTGGATAATCCTAATTTCAATGTAATATACTTGAAAGGAGGGGTTATAAAGGGTTATGTGGCTATAAATAGAGATTATGAAGAACTTTCAGCATTAAATAAACTAATAGTTTCAAAGGTTGATGTTAGTAATAAGAAAAATGAATTAAAGGACGAAAAATATGACCTAAGTAAATTAAGTTTATAA